Proteins co-encoded in one Nicotiana sylvestris chromosome 7, ASM39365v2, whole genome shotgun sequence genomic window:
- the LOC104240555 gene encoding GPI-anchored protein LLG1 encodes MEWRHCIILLFSFSILAGFAASASLSDGIFVNEASTGRNLLQAKKPCPISFEFQNYTVITSQCRGPQYPAKQCCAALVQFGCPFSDYLNDLSNDCASTMFSYINLHGKYPPGLFASECKGDKNGLECPGLAPSESANANNSHMSCRLSPMLMIATALMGLLLLLL; translated from the exons ATGGAGTGGAGGCACTGTATTATTCTACTCTTTTCTTTCTCCATTTTAGCTGGTTTTGCAGCTTCAGCTTCTCTTTCAGATGGGATTTTTGTTAATGAAGCTTCAACTGGGAGGAATCTACTTCAGGCCAAGAAAC CTTGTCCTATTAGCTTCGAGTTTCAGAACTACACAGTCATCACTAGCCAATGCAGAGGACCGCAATACCCAGCCAAACAATGTTGTGCTGCCCTTGTGCAGTTCGGCTGTCCATTTTCAGACTATTTGAATGATTTGTCAAATGATTGTGCCTCAACCATGTTCAGTTACATTAATCTCCACGGGAAGTACCCACCTGGTCTTTTCGCCAGTGAGTGCAAAGGTGACAAAAATGGGCTAGAATGCCCTGGATTAGCACCTTCAGAATCTGCCAATGCTAATAATAGTCACATGAGCTGTAGACTATCGCCAATGCTGATGATTGCAACAGCTCTTATGGGCTTGTTATTGTTGCTTCTCTGA
- the LOC104240556 gene encoding pentatricopeptide repeat-containing protein At5g66520-like, with translation MAAASLSGPVPKQNILELQNGRGNKIPSSVLLLQMCRQNKEVKQLHSQLIISGLIRRPPNAARLLESYVGVSETDDALLLFKSSIQSPDTFAYNVMIRGLILSKRPKGSLLLYEQLLSEGLVPDSHTYTFVLKACSHLKAILQGKQVHAQIIKIGIGPNTHVCSSLISMYSYAGSMESARQVLDEYYEDNNDICPLNSMITGYMNEGLVEKAEEIFDTMENKDTATWSAMLSGYTKNGMHDVALVTFQKMMNYRVPLNESSLVCTLSACGALGALDQGRWIHTYIINKREIVMSANLGTALVDVYAKCGCIEFSYQLFKNMPQRDVVTWGVIISGFATHGQAKKCFQLFDEMIASGVEPNGVIFVAILSACSHAGQVGQGCHYFNQMVYQFGIRPSIEHFGCMVDLLGRAGRLAEAEQVILSMPEEPNSIVLGALLNACRIHNDVERGRYLFKRLINLEPSPDRYKLAASLFANNGEGYEIKKLVKDEDLVARCGLSNIQVDGVVHEFMVSDIANNRARDIYEALGGLVDQ, from the coding sequence ATGGCTGCTGCTTCCCTAAGCGGCCCAGTGCCCAAGCAAAATATTCTAGAATTGCAAAATGGAAGAGGTAATAAAATCCCAAGCAGTGTTCTGTTGCTCCAGATGTGTCGCCAAAACAAGGAAGTCAAACAATTACATAGCCAACTGATTATTTCAGGATTGATTCGTCGCCCTCCAAATGCAGCAAGGCTATTAGAATCCTATGTTGGAGTGTCTGAAACTGATGATGCATTGTTACTTTTTAAATCATCAATTCAATCACCTGATACCTTTGCTTATAATGTTATGATCAGAGGTCTGATTCTTAGCAAGCGGCCTAAGGGGTCACTTTTGTTGTATGAACAATTATTATCAGAGGGTCTTGTACCAGATAGCCATACCTATACTTTTGTTCTCAAAGCATGTTCTCATTTGAAAGCTATTCTTCAAGGTAAACAAGTACATGCACAAATTATCAAGATTGGCATAGGACCAAATACCCACGTTTGTAGCTCTCTAATTTCTATGTATTCCTATGCTGGAAGCATGGAATCTGCAAGACAAGTTCTTGATGAATATTATGAGGATAATAATGACATTTGTCCCCTTAACTCCATGATTACCGGTTATATGAATGAGGGCCTTGTGGAAAAGGCTGAAGAAATCTTTGATACAATGGAAAATAAGGATACTGCAACTTGGAGTGCAATGTTATCAGGGTACACTAAAAATGGTATGCACGACGTGGCACTTGTCACCTTTCAGAAAATGATGAATTATAGAGTTCCACTGAATGAATCTTCACTTGTGTGCACTCTATCAGCCTGTGGAGCGTTGGGAGCTTTGGATCAGGGAAGATGGATACACACGTATATCATAAACAAGAGAGAAATTGTAATGAGTGCCAATCTTGGTACTGCTTTAGTTGACGTGTATGCCAAGTGTGGGTGCATTGAATTTAGTTATCAGTTGTTTAAGAATATGCCACAGAGAGATGTTGTAACTTGGGGAGTGATCATTTCAGGTTTTGCAACACATGGGCAAGCCAAGAAATGCTTTCAACTATTTGATGAGATGATTGCGTCCGGAGTTGAGCCAAATGGAGTCATCTTTGTGGCTATCCTCTCTGCCTGTTCTCATGCAGGGCAAGTCGGACAGGGATGTCACTACTTCAACCAAATGGTGTATCAGTTCGGAATTAGACCATCCATTGAGCATTTTGGATGCATGGTAGATCTTCTTGGCCGTGCTGGGAGGCTTGCAGAAGCAGAACAAGTCATTTTATCGATGCCGGAAGAACCTAACTCGATTGTATTGGGCGCATTGCTTAATGCTTGTCGAATTCATAATGATGTTGAGAGAGGGAGGTATTTATTCAAGCGGCTAATCAATTTGGAACCTTCACCTGATCGATATAAATTAGCAGCATCTCTGTTTGCTAATAATGGAGAAGGGTACGAGATTAAAAAGTTGGTCAAGGATGAAGATTTGGTAGCTAGATGTGGCTTGAGTAATATTCAGGTGGATGGGGTGGTTCACGAGTTCATGGTCAGTGATATCGCGAATAACAGGGCCCGAGATATCTACGAGGCATTAGGAGGATTAGTAGATCAATAA
- the LOC104240557 gene encoding actin-related protein 8, translated as MATLFRKVWESVSTRSSSNSNSNSNSNSSANSSDRFQQMMYIRTASTGEFDRIPLDIFIQILKILGPKESAKLSSVCKTWKFIVSDNRLWIYFLQNQHEPWDSIFFAETHLRLGPLRTFPNSVPDLSFMSIYGQRAQIPGAIVIDGGSGYCKFGWSKYSAPSGRSATFLEFGNIESPMYSRLRHFFSTIYTRMQVKTSTQPIIVSIPICHYEDTECDKAARRQLKESIHSALFDMNVPAVCAVNQAVLALFAARKVSGIVVNIGFHQTSIVPILHGKVMHQVGVEVVGIGALKLTGFLKEQMQQKNIYFGSLYTVRALKENLCYVALDYEAEISKDTKASFQIASEGWFTLSEERFKTGEILFQPRIAGMRAMGLQSAVALCMEHCQDAELMADDSWYKTVVLAGGSACLPGLAERLEKDVCGILPPHMSNGIRVLPPPYGVDSAWFGAKLIGNLSTFPTSWCVMKKQFQNRSRRKFIW; from the exons ATGGCCACGTTGTTTCGCAAGGTATGGGAATCGGTATCGACTCGTTCGAGTTCCAACTCCAACTCCAACTCCAACTCGAATTCGAGTGCCAACTCCTCCGATCGCTTCCAGCAGATGATGTATATACGGACGGCGTCAACTGGTGAATTTGATCGGATACCGTTGGATATATTTATTCAAATTCTGAAGATTTTAGGGCCAAAAGAGTCCGCGAAGCTGAGCTCTGTGTGTAAAACGTGGAAATTCATTGTCTCCGATAATCGGCTGTGGatttattttcttcaaaatcagCATGAGCCTTGGGATTCTATTTTTTTCGCAGAAACTCACTTGCGATTGGGTCCTCTTCG GACATTTCCAAATTCAGTACCGGACTTGTCATTCATGAGTATTTATGGTCAACGTGCTCAAATACCTGGTGCTATCGTTATTGATG GGGGGTCAGGCTATTGCAAATTTGGTTGGAGTAAGTATAGTGCTCCATCAGGAAGATCAGCGACATTCTTG GAATTTGGTAACATTGAATCTCCAATGTATTCTAGATTGAGGCACTTCTTTTCAACAATATACACCAG GATGCAGGTGAAAACTTCAACACAGCCAATCATTGTCTCCATACCAATTTGCCACTATGAAG ATACTGAATGTGATAAAGCAGCTAGAAGGCAGTTAAAAGAATCTATCCATTCTGCATTATTTGACATGAATGTTCCTGCCGTTTGTGCTGTCAACCAG GCAGTTTTAGCTTTATTTGCTGCGAGGAAAGTTTCAGGAATAGTAGTCAACATTGGGTTTCACCAAACATCTATTGTTCCAA TTCTTCATGGTAAAGTCATGCACCAGGTGGGTGTAGAAGTTGTGGGAATTGGAGCATTGAAGCTTACAGGATTCCTTAAGGAGCAGATGCAACAGAAGAACATTTATTTTGGATCACTTTACACTGTGCGAGCACTAAAAGAG AACCTTTGTTATGTCGCACTCGATTATGAAGCTGAGATATCCAAAGATACCAAAGCTTCTTTCCAGATTGCGTCTGAAGGTTGGTTTACGCTTTCAGAAGAGCGCTTTAAAACAGGAGAGATTCTGTTCCAGCCTCGAATTGCAGGAAT GCGTGCTATGGGTTTGCAGAGTGCTGTGGCACTGTGCATGGAGCACTGCCAGGATGCTGAATTAATGGCTGACGATAGCTGGTACAAAACAGTAGTTTTGGCTGGGGGAAGTGCATGTTTGCCTGGATTAGCAG AAAGATTAGAGAAGGATGTGTGTGGAATTCTTCCCCCACACATGAGCAATGGAATCAGAGTGCTTCCTCCGCCATATGGCGTAGATTCTGCATGGTTTGGGGCTAAACTGATCGGCAAT TTGAGCACCTTCCCCACTTCCTGGTGTGTGATGAAAAAGCAATTTCAGAATAGGTCAAGACGCAAGTTTATATGGTGA